The Setaria italica strain Yugu1 chromosome IX, Setaria_italica_v2.0, whole genome shotgun sequence genome has a window encoding:
- the LOC101757030 gene encoding expansin-B4, producing the protein MGVPSSLPSAAAAALVLLALLAGGHCREAQLDTGDLDAAGTENYNASDAAVYWGPWQKARATWYGQPNGAGPDDNGGACGFKHTNQYPFMSMGSCGNQPLFKDGKGCGSCYKIRCTKDKSCSGKAETVIITDMNYYPVSKYHFDLSGTAFGRLAKPGLNDKLRHSGIIDIEFTRVPCEFPGLKIGFHVEEYSNPVYFAVLVEYEDGDGDVVQVDLMESKTAHGPPTGRWTPMRESWGNVWRMDTNHRMQAPFSIRIRNESGKTLVAHNVIPANWRPNTFYRSFVQYS; encoded by the exons ATGGGagtcccctcctccctcccctccgccgccgcggcggcgctcgtgcTCCTggccctcctcgccggcgggcACTGCCGCGAGGCCCAGCTCGACACCGGCGACCTCGACGCGGCCGGCACCGAGAACTACAACGCCAGCGACGCCGCCGTGTACTGGGGCCCCTGGCAGAAGGCCCGGGCCACCTGGTACGGTCAGCCCAACGGCGCAGGCCCCGACGACAACG GTGGTGCGTGCGGCTTCAAGCACACCAACCAGTACCCGTTCATGTCTATGGGCTCCTGCGGCAACCAGCCATTGTTCAAGGACGGCAAGGGCTGCGGCTCCTGCTACAAG ATTCGTTGCACCAAGGACAAGTCCTGCTCCGGCAAGGCGGAAACGGTGATCATCACCGACATGAACTACTACCCGGTGTCCAAGTACCACTTCGACCTCAGCGGCACGGCGTTCGGCAGGCTCGCCAAGCCCGGCCTCAACGACAAGCTCCGCCACTCCGGCATCATCGACATCGAGTTCACCAG GGTGCCGTGCGAGTTCCCGGGCCTCAAGATCGGGTTCCACGTGGAGGAGTACTCGAACCCCGTCTACTTCGCGGTACTCGTCGAATacgaggacggcgacggcgacgtggtGCAGGTGGACCTCATGGAGTCGAAGACGGCGCACGGCCCGCCGACGGGGCGGTGGACGCCGATGCGCGAGTCCTGGGGCAACGTCTGGCGCATGGACACCAACCACCGCATGCAGGCGCCCTTCTCGATCCGCATCCGCAACGAGTCCGGCAAGACGCTCGTCGCCCACAACGTCATCCCGGCCAACTGGAGGCCCAACACCTTCTACCGCTCCTTCGTCCAGTACAGCTGA
- the LOC101756346 gene encoding endoribonuclease Dicer homolog 2b-like isoform X2: MREGIGDGADLRDEAAAAMEDGTSWRRWSARWPGTRWRSSRRAPGRRSSRCCSSAPTRTASAPPCFAVFLVPTVVLVGQQALVIKDPTDLRVEQFYGEMGVGYWDADTWRRTVDGAEVLVMTPQILLDDLRHCFFTLRDIALLIFDECHHAHGNPPTPTFLRSLERS; this comes from the exons ATGAGGGAGGGGATTGGCGACGGGGCGGATCTGAGGGACGAGGCAGCCGCCGCGATGGAAGACG GTACCAGCTGGAGGCGCTGGAGCGCGCGGTGGCCGGGAACACGGTGGCGTTCCTCGAGACGGGCGCCGGGAAGACGCTCATCGCGGTGCTGCTCCTCCGCGCCTACGCGCACCGCATCTGCTCCGCCCTGCTTCGCCGTCTTCCTCGTCCCCACTGTCGTGCTCGTGGGCCAGCAGGCGCTGGTGATCAAGGACCCCACGGACCTCCGCGTGGAACAGTTCTACGGCGAGATGGGGGTTGGCTACTGGGACGCCGACACCTGGCGCCGCACCGTCGACGGGGCCGAGGTGCTCGTCATGACGCCGCAGATCCTCCTCGACGATCTCCGCCACTGCTTCTTCACGCTGCGGGACATCGCGCTCCTCATCTTCGACGAGTGCCACCATGCCCACGGGAACCCCCCTACGCCAACATTCTTAAGGTCACTCGAAAG GTCTTGA
- the LOC101756346 gene encoding endoribonuclease Dicer homolog 2-like isoform X1 has product MREGIGDGADLRDEAAAAMEDGTSWRRWSARWPGTRWRSSRRAPGRRSSRCCSSAPTRTASAPPCFAVFLVPTVVLVGQQALVIKDPTDLRVEQFYGEMGVGYWDADTWRRTVDGAEVLVMTPQILLDDLRHCFFTLRDIALLIFDECHHAHGNPPTPTFLRSLERWKLSLLFLVCDPRAFETLRGVLGSLVPTGLKFMSHQILGG; this is encoded by the exons ATGAGGGAGGGGATTGGCGACGGGGCGGATCTGAGGGACGAGGCAGCCGCCGCGATGGAAGACG GTACCAGCTGGAGGCGCTGGAGCGCGCGGTGGCCGGGAACACGGTGGCGTTCCTCGAGACGGGCGCCGGGAAGACGCTCATCGCGGTGCTGCTCCTCCGCGCCTACGCGCACCGCATCTGCTCCGCCCTGCTTCGCCGTCTTCCTCGTCCCCACTGTCGTGCTCGTGGGCCAGCAGGCGCTGGTGATCAAGGACCCCACGGACCTCCGCGTGGAACAGTTCTACGGCGAGATGGGGGTTGGCTACTGGGACGCCGACACCTGGCGCCGCACCGTCGACGGGGCCGAGGTGCTCGTCATGACGCCGCAGATCCTCCTCGACGATCTCCGCCACTGCTTCTTCACGCTGCGGGACATCGCGCTCCTCATCTTCGACGAGTGCCACCATGCCCACGGGAACCCCCCTACGCCAACATTCTTAAGGTCACTCGAAAGGTGGAAGCTCTCTTTGCTATTTTTGGTCTGCGACCCACGTGCTTTTGAAACTTTACGAGGGGTGttgggatctttagtcccgactggactaaaattcatgtcacatcaaatattggGAGGTTAA